CGCAAGCTGAACGTCATCGCCGAGGGCCGACTCGTCAACCTCGCCGCGCCCGTCTCGCTGGGCCACCCCGTCGAAGTGATGGACCAGAGCTTCGGCGTGCAGGCCGTCTGCGTGCGCGAAATGCTCGAGAACGGTGACGCCTACGACGCCGGCGTCCACGACGTCCCCGATGACCTCGACAAGGAGATCGCTGAGATCAAACTCGAGGCCGAGGGCGTCGACTTCGATTCACTGACCGAGACCCAACGCGAGTACATGGACTCCTGGGACCACGGTACATAGGCACTCACAGCGGTCTTCCCGTCGAATCGGTCGGTAGCAGTAATAGACTACCAATCCGAATCAGTTTCTGCGGATCGTCGACAGCTGGCCCCCACTCACGATTCAGTTCCCGGTGTCGTCGCTCCCATTGACCTCCTCGATCGCGAACACGAGGCTCCCGTCCTCGAGCCCGCCGAGGCGAACCCGCGCCGCGAACGTCGTCCCTGTTTTTCGCTGACCGGTACAGCTCCCGGTCCACCGCCATCCCTCCACGACGGTCGGAATCGCGGTCGACTCGAGGTTCTCGACGGCGTCATCGGTGAACAGTTCCTGCCAGGGTGTGCCGGCGATGGCGTCGTGCTCGTAGCCGAACTGCATCGCGAATGCGCGGCTTGCAAACTGGATGTCGTCGGAATCGACGATGGCGATGGCGTCCCCGGCGAACTCGATGCTCGCCAGTGACCGTCGCGAGAGGGCGGTCAGCCGGTGGCGCTCGAGGAGGTCGTGGACGCGGTCGGCGAGCCGAGTGCGCGTCTCCTCCCGTTCGATCACCGCGGTCCAGTCGTACGACCGGACTGTGTTCGCGAGTTCGGGCGTCCGTTCGCCCGCGAGGACGACGATCGGTAGATCCGGCGCAGTAGCCCTAATCGTCTCGAGGCGGTCGTCCAGCGTTTCGATGTCGGTGCCGTTCCGCGCTGGCGTCTCTGCACTTGCTGCCGTCCGTGGCAACGAAACGACGAGACAGTCGATTTCGTCGGTCTTGTGCCGCTCTACAGTGTCCGCGAGCGTCGA
This genomic stretch from Natrinema sp. SYSU A 869 harbors:
- a CDS encoding PAS domain-containing protein produces the protein MLAPTTAVAEPTVRTRPTRLTVLAVGGDGTRDRIERAFTDDEADLTVETVSTLADTVERHKTDEIDCLVVSLPRTAASAETPARNGTDIETLDDRLETIRATAPDLPIVVLAGERTPELANTVRSYDWTAVIEREETRTRLADRVHDLLERHRLTALSRRSLASIEFAGDAIAIVDSDDIQFASRAFAMQFGYEHDAIAGTPWQELFTDDAVENLESTAIPTVVEGWRWTGSCTGQRKTGTTFAARVRLGGLEDGSLVFAIEEVNGSDDTGN